gatcttggctcactacaatctccacctcctgggctcaagcagtcctcccacctgaacctctcaagtagctgagacttcaggcacacaccaacacacctgggtaattttgttatatttttagtagagacagggtttcattttgttgcccaggctggtctcaaactcctggactcaagctatccaccctcctcagcctcccaaagtgctgggattacaggtgtgagccaccgtcctAGGCCAAAAGGAACTATGTATTAAgaattttcctttaaagaaaagaagcaggGGACTGAGTACAATTGTAAACTTCTGTTCTGTATGGTAACTTTGTGGAAAGCAACTTGGCAGTATCTGTCAAGACTAAAAATGTACCTGTTGATCCAACAATCCACCTCTATAAGTTTATTCTTGAATACACAGTATTCAGTTTaccatactatatatataaaaagaacttGCATTATAGGATTGTTCATATtagcaaaaatgtggaaacaacccaagtgtccactaTTTTACCTATTGAAAATCAATAGGtaaagaattaaataagttatGGCATATCTACATGATTCAGTATAACAGCCAACATTTACAAAGAATGAGGTAGACCGCTATGTGTTGACAGTGAATGGATCTACAAAATATATTTGGTGGGGAGGGAGATAGGAAGTAGGAGGAAAAAGTATATATTACCCCCTTTgggtactttttaaatatatatactgtatatatatcaacattgtacatatttttacattataccagcatttttcacatgtatatgtatatatatgtataatgcttaaaatgttttaatgttaacAGGGGTTACTTAAGCAACAGGACAATTagcatttatttcctctttgtgTTCCTTTGCTtcttaaaaactaataaatgggccgggtgcagtggctcacgcctgtaatcccagcactttgggaggcttaggcgggtggatcacgaggtcaggagaacaagaccatcctggctaacacgatgaaaccccatctctagtaaaaatacaaaaaattagccaggcatggtggcgggtgcctgtagtcccagctacttggaagggtgaggcaggagaatggcatgaaccggtgaggtggaggttgcagtgagcggagattgtgccactaaactccagcctaggtgacagagcgagactctgtctcaaagaaaaaaaaaagaaaaactaataaatgccatgcacagtggctcatacctgtaatgctagcacttggggaggccaagacaggaggattgcttgagcccaggaggttgagaccaggctgagcaacatagcaagaccttgtttctacaaataaaaaatgaagtcaggcatggcagtgcatacctgtggtcctagctactcagaagtctgaggtgggaggattgcttgggtctgggaggttgaagttgcagtgagctgggatcatgccactgcactccagctggggtgacagagctagaccctgtctcaaaaaaaactaataaacaatatttacttaaaaagaagaaactgaccATTCACATAATCAAACTCTCTGACTTATTCTGTTCATTCTAGATTTCAACCAGTCATATCCTCTCTTCTGGCTACATTATTGATACAGCTTTTTGACTACATAATTGGTTTACTTTGATGAAATTGCCCATTTATGGTAGCTCAAAATGTCCGCTTAACTATCTAGATACAGAAGAATGTGGTGTCTACTTACTATTaaaagttttttgtgtttgtttttttatagacggtctcagtatgttgcccaggctggtcttagcaTAGGACTTAGCATATTATATCTGAAAGTAGAGTAATGGGGAAGAGACTAATTAAATTGTacaatttacaaagaaatcaAATACAATTTTAGTAAGTGCCCTTGTtgatgtattcatttcttctaagaTTGCATATGTAAATTGTCTCTCTTGTCTTTACCTCCTTAGAAACTTACACATGTCCAAAAATGATTGAGATAGAGCAGGCGGAGGCCCAGCTTGCTGAGTTAGACCTACTAGCCAGTATGTTCCCTGGTGAGAATGAGCTCATGGTGAATGACCAACTGGCTGTAGCAGAGCTGAAAGATTGTATTGAAAAGAAGACAATGGAGGGGCGATCTTCAAAAGTGTACTTTACTATCAATATGAACCTGGATGTATCTGAGGAAGCAATGGTAATTCAGTTTTGCTTTTGGAAGGATTGAAACATGTTGAGACTTAAAACATTGGTTAGtgcactttttcttcttctctttaatCAGGCGATGTTTTCTCTGGCCTGTATTCTTCCCTTTAAATACCCGGCAGTTCTGCCTGAAATTACTGTCAGGTACGTTATAGAAGTTCTGGCCAACTTTAGAGGTCAAATTAATCTGAGAATAAAAGCAACTCTcgaatttgttttctgttccaagacaattattttcttatatctttTCTGTTAGATCAGTAATATTGAGTAGATCCCAGCAGACTCAGCTGAACACAGATCTGACTGCATTCCTGCAAAAACATTGTCATGGAGATGTTTGTATACTGAATGCCACGGAGTGGGTTAGAGAACACGCGTCTGGCTATGTCAGCAGAGATACTTCATCTTCACCCCGCACAGGAAGCACAGTCCAGTCAGTTGACCTCATCTTCACGAGACTCTGGATCTACAGCCATCATATCtacaacaaatgcaaaagaaagaatattctagAGTGGGCAAAGGAGCTTTCCCTGTCTGGGTTTAGCATGCCTGGAAAACCTGGTGTTGTTTGTGTGGAAGGCCCACAAAGTGCCTGTGAAGAATTCTGGTCAAGGTTTGCTTTCACATATGTATGTGAAGTCATGTCTAAAATTTTAATACTAAACAAGATACAGTCATGTGCTACCTAGTGATGTTTTGCTTAACAATGGACCACACATAAAACAGTGGtgccataagattataatggagcacATGTGGAAACCTGATACATGGCACTTGATCTTCCCACTATTGAATATCAGAGTGATATTCAGTAATAGTGCTGGGACATTTGCTTttctatatgaaaaaatataaatacaaaaaaagtgccatctaggtttgtgtaagtacactctatcgTGGTAGTACATGACAAAATAGCCTGAAGATACAtgtctcagaatgtatccccattgttaagcaacacatgactattAGAGATATGGAGATAAGTATGTCCCAGGGGTTGTGTCTTTATGGGGATTCAATCTCAAGTTGATGGATATGGCAGAAATCGCCTGTAGTCAGCATTTTCCCCCTCACCTGACAAGTGCATATAGGAGACATTCTGTAAATATATGCTGAATGAATTGAGCTCCTGCCCAAGACACTATGACCCTATCCACTTCCATGGATCTGATCCTTCCCTTATCTTAGTGATGCTGCAAACTGTATGCCCTATGAAGTAAGGGGCTTTCTAGAAGCGCTAGAATTGCCACTAGTCTTCTCATTTCTCTACTGATATCCTAAATGAATTTCTGAGAAGATCCATTAATAGTTTGGGATTCAGTAATTCCTACATTTCTAAACTACTGATACAAGGCCGTAGTAAGGGCAACAAATGAGTTTGGGGATGGGATTATGACCAGAATcatatttgattaaaataaatcCCTCTGAGATAAAAGTAGATTTCTTGGGTGGggtgtgatgactcacacctgtaatcccagcactgtgggtggctgaggcagcaTATCAAttgcagccaggagtttgaaaccaacatgagcaacatagcaagacctgtctctactaaacaaacaaaagttataaaaattttaaaaagtagactaCTTCTAGGAAAAGtctgttttataatttctgttttatgcGCTCTATACATTTTGAAAACGTTTACTTTGGAAATTTCTTTTCAGACTCAGAAAATTAAACTGGAAGAGAATTTTAATCCGCCATCGAGAAGACATTCCTTTTGATGGTACAAATGATGAaatggaaagacaaaggaaattttccatttttgaagaaaaattgtTCAGTGTTAATGGAGCCAGGGGAAACCACATGGACTTTGGTCAGCTCTATCAGTTCTTAAATGCCAAAGGATGTGGGGATGTTTTCCAGATGTTTTTTGGTGTAGAAGGACAGTGACAGTAAGAGTAGTTGAAAGTATCTTGTCACTGTTagccttttgattttttttcccactttttcttGAAAGATTAAGTAATTTCATTTTAGTTCCATTCTAGAatgttggggagtgggggacaAGAAAAAATAGTGTAGCTGAAATGCATCTGTTAAAAATGTCATGATTGAAAGCAGAACTGAGTTTCAAATTACAACcttaaaattgttattaaataCTTCTTCACATATCAGTTgcccattttgaaaaagaaattatccacaAAGGTAATGTTGGTGCTCCAATTTGCCAGCCATTCCCAACCCCCTTCTCCCTTACCTGCTCTCACTAAAGAACCCAGAAAACCTAATTGCTCCCCTTTCAGCCTCTGTTGCAACTCTTAGTGGCCTCAAGACACAGCTTTGGCCTTGGGAATTCTGGGAAAACTTTGCTTCCTGATTAAAGAAACATATGCAGGTAGGCCACCTCCTCCCCCTCTTACTGCCATAAACGCCAAAgtgatggctggagctggaggacTTATTTGAACTATGACAGAAGGAAGGACCAAAAGAACCACGAAGATGCCAGTTGCCACATTGTTGAGCTGCTGACCCAACACCAGCCGCTGCCTATCTCTAGATGTCTTACGAAATAAAACcagttttgtttaatttctaggctttttttttttttaatagatgcagtcttgctgtgtcgtccaggctggagtgcaatggtgcgatctcggctcactgcaacctccgcctcccaagttcaagcgattctcctgcctcagcctcccaagtagctgagattacaggagcctgccaccatgcctggctaatttttgtgtttttagtagagacggggtttcaccatgttgttggtctcgaactcctgacctcaggtgatcgcctgccttggcctcccaatgtgccgGGATTACCatcataagccaccacgcccagccaatttctaGGCTTTTTACTAGCAGTTGAAAGCTAGTTTGTCAAATAGAGTTTTTCAGAGCTTTAGTTTTGCATTTACTCCAGCCTTTTGATACATAAATAGGTGAAGTTTTTCTGAAGTGGAGTTTGCAATTCATCTTGTTTTGTATACTCATGCTCTGCCCCTGCTCCTGGGCTTGCCTCAGacaaggctgaggcatgagtagGGCTTAAACTTTTTTAACAAGCATCAACAATTCATCAGATTAGTACTTTAGAAGATTTGTTTGGCAAATTGTATTCTGACATTTTTTTGTTCTGGAAATGGCtttctgtacatttatttttgccAAATTTTGACCTACCATTAAACACACCACCCAGTTTTTGAGGACCTCCATAAATTGGTTCCAAAAGcatttattgtttattaatttgcTAGCACGCAGGTTGATAGCAGGTGTTGGATATTTCTTGACCAGTCAGACTTGGTTGAGGAATGGAGTTGGGGTGAGAGACAATGCATTAAGTTAGTAAAAAGTTGGAGGCAAACTATGCTTATCACAAAATGAATCAGTAAGTGAAAGATAGCATATATTATGTAATACAATGTAgaaatctgaagaaataaaatggaagaaggcAATGTGGATAGATCTTAAATATAAAGGTTATTAAACATAAATGAGGGTCAGAATGGTATTTAAAGCACAGTGCTTCTATTGGACCTAAATCTTATGTACCTCCCCAGATTTCCTCCCTGCTGCCCATTCTATTGCCCTGTCAGTTGCCCTGGAAATCCCAGTTCCTCTGCTGCCACCAGACAGCCAGATGGACCAGTTGTGTGTCTAGTTTCTGATTCCTCCAGTGACTAACAGATTTGTACGAAATACCCTACAGAGAATGGAATCTGACATTCCTACCACCAAAGGGGGCAGATGATGCATATATTACTTTAAGCAGCTAAAGTGGCAGCTAAACCGCTAAAACTTTTTCCGTCTCTGTACATTATATTAAAAACCAGATTGCTATGCATAATATGCAGATCTCAAATGTCACATAAACACAGAATGCAACAGAGTAGTTTTACAAGTTTTCTTTCCTGGGACATCAGTCAAATTTAGACATTATGATTAAGTCATACTAAGCCAGGGAAATACAGATTTTCCAATCTTATGATGAAAAAGTTCCTTTGAGAATGGATAAATGTAGTGAAATGTTAGAAATGTTAAGAGTATAAGCAATATAGCTTtcttaggtttctttctttctttctttcttttttctggagacagactctgtctggatctgtcacctgggctggagtgcagtagcacaatcctggcttactgcaacctctgccgcctggggttcaagtgattctcccacctcattctcccgagtagccgagattacaggtgcgtgctaccacgctcgctattttttgaatttttagtagagacgaggattgactatgttggccatgctggtcttgaactcttgacctcagatgatccaactgcctcagcctctcaaagtgctggaattacaggcgtgagccaccgcgccctgcccagtTTCTACCAATGATTATATACTTGATATATAAACatccttaaatgtaaaatgttccATATGAttgcacataaaaaaaaaatgttcagcaatGACGATTTGTCAACAtattaatgtaataaatattttgaactggAATCAcctataaaaaatgataaatcctGAAAAGAAACCGTTTCAAGTcaaattatgtttaaaagttacattttctaaagaaaacaagTATTGGCCGGGAATATTGGCTACatgccttgttttattttgtttttgtttgtttgtttgaagacgaagtcttgctctgtagcccaggctggagtgagtgcggtggcgtgatctcggctcagggcaacctctgcctcccaggttcaagcaattctgcctcagtctcctgagtagctgggattacaggcgcgcgtcACTagacccgactaattttttgtatttttagtagagctgggggtttcaccatgttagccaggccggtcttgaagtCCGCagctcaggtaatccgcccgccttggcctcccaaagtgctatttTGTTATTAAGAAAGATGTGTATCAGGGAAACTCAAAAATAACAGACCATTGGTGAAATTCCATAAAAGCGGCAATGCAGCCAAGGTTTAAAGGTATTTAAGAGCAGACGCAGAAATTACGTTCCCGCCCCCTCTCCCCCCGCGATTATTAGAACTACTTGAGAAAACTGAGTCCATAAAATTTCCGCAAAGGGGCACCACGAGCATTCCACTTAAACACAATCTGCCAATCTGAAGCCATCAGATCGGGGAAGGGATGTAGGTTGTAATGTCCTTTGCCATCCCTGTGAGGGGCAAAGCCGGGCGAGGGTTAGATTCCAGATCAGCGTGGACGCGTCTGCTGGCTGCCTACAGACACCCGAGTATCGCAAGGCTCCCAGGCGCTCTGGGGCTGTCATTGACAGCTAGGCTTTCTCTTGTGACCCCGGCAGCTCCCAAGCACTCGCGAGCCCCACCCGCAGCCTAAGAGCGCCGAGTGAAGCGCGCCATACTTCGCGCGTGCGCCTTCCTGTGCCGACGTGGCCCGGAAGCACTAGCCCTTGGGTTTCCGGGATGCTGTGAGCGCAAGGACTTATGGGCAGGTCGCGTCACTGCAGCTGCAAGCGTTGCCTTTCAGATCTCCGCAATAGCTTCGGAACCCGGCCTTGAGTCCTAAGCTGTGGACTCGCCTCCTGAGTGGGCATCTCGCAGGCCAGCCGATGCTGCTTTGGGGCCGAGATggactttttgtttattttttgttgttgacgCTTAATTATCTTTTGGAAAAAGAGGCATCGATTCCCATTCTCGGAACTTCCCAGATGTTGCTGCAGATGGGGGATTAGAGGAATGGTGCACCCTGGGACCCAGGTAGTGCCTTCGAAGTCCAAGGTCTTCCTCGATTTTAACCAGGGAATTACGGAAATCAAGGCTTTTTTCCCACTGGGGCATTTGGCTTTTCGGATTTTGTAAACCTGCTCTCCCTCGTTCCTCCCGccaacaaattatatatattatttctatattatatataacgtATTAcacatatgtattacatatatgattacacataatatatatcataAGAAGAGTAGAAATAGCTGGATTTTAAAGTCACCCACAATCCCATGTCCAAAAAGACAATATTAaattttggttttacattttattttctagtatCCTATTTTTGCATGAGTGTATATGTggggttttctttaaaaaaaaaaaaaaaaattacagccaggtgtggtggctcacgcctgtaatcccagctactcgggaggttgaggcaggagaatggcgtgaatccgggaggtggagccgtgagccgagatcgtgccactgcactccagcctgggtgacagagctagactccgtcaataataataataataataataataataataaattaaaatttaaaaaataaaaaaattagaccgggtgcggtggctcacgcctgtaatcgcaccactttgggaggccaaggtgggtggatcacctgaggtcaggagttccagaccagcctggccaacatggtgaaaccctgcctctactaaaaatacaaaaaattagccaggcgtggtggcaggcgcctgtaatcccagctactcgggaagctgaggcaggagaatcacttgaacctgaaaagcggaggttgcagtgagctgagatcatgccactgggtaacagagggagaatccttgtcaaaaaaaaaagaaagaaaaagaaagaaaagaaacggTGCAGCAATGACTAGCCTTGTGCATTCATTCCCCGCCCCTCCGCCCCGTCTTTTAACACTTCTTTTTTAAGCAGAATTATGGAGCGACTATAGTTGAAGATGCAAGGAAGGTTCATGGGAAGGGATGATATTCAACACAGTTAACAACCAACATGACCTGATCGCCATCCATTGGACTAGCCACATGTCTAGAGCTGGAATGGGGTTT
The Piliocolobus tephrosceles isolate RC106 chromosome 19, ASM277652v3, whole genome shotgun sequence genome window above contains:
- the RWDD2B gene encoding RWD domain-containing protein 2B isoform X1, with the protein product MKIELSVQPWNPGYSSEGAATQETYTCPKMIEIEQAEAQLAELDLLASMFPGENELMVNDQLAVAELKDCIEKKTMEGRSSKVYFTINMNLDVSEEAMAMFSLACILPFKYPAVLPEITVRSVILSRSQQTQLNTDLTAFLQKHCHGDVCILNATEWVREHASGYVSRDTSSSPRTGSTVQSVDLIFTRLWIYSHHIYNKCKRKNILEWAKELSLSGFSMPGKPGVVCVEGPQSACEEFWSRLRKLNWKRILIRHREDIPFDGTNDEMERQRKFSIFEEKLFSVNGARGNHMDFGQLYQFLNAKGCGDVFQMFFGVEGQ
- the RWDD2B gene encoding RWD domain-containing protein 2B isoform X2; the encoded protein is MIEIEQAEAQLAELDLLASMFPGENELMVNDQLAVAELKDCIEKKTMEGRSSKVYFTINMNLDVSEEAMAMFSLACILPFKYPAVLPEITVRSVILSRSQQTQLNTDLTAFLQKHCHGDVCILNATEWVREHASGYVSRDTSSSPRTGSTVQSVDLIFTRLWIYSHHIYNKCKRKNILEWAKELSLSGFSMPGKPGVVCVEGPQSACEEFWSRLRKLNWKRILIRHREDIPFDGTNDEMERQRKFSIFEEKLFSVNGARGNHMDFGQLYQFLNAKGCGDVFQMFFGVEGQ